gcgtCAATCTTTGTTTTGGTCGCACAGCACTGTGTGATGCGCCGTCATCTACACATAGAAACAACTTGTTACGGCAAAGATGTTGGGAAATGCAAGATGTCCGGCAGCTAAAATGACGAGGGAACTCCTCCCTCGGTTCAAAACGTGGATTTAATATCGTTCAGACATTTCTCATGTTTTTGGAGAACCACCTGCAACTGGACAGACATTTCTAAGATACACTTCTCTTCTGAATCTAGAAAGAAGAAAGTATCGCCAAGAACAGGTCATTGAAAAATTCCTAAAATGTACACTAGCCAAGCTGTTCCTATTCTGTAGCTAGGAGCTAGCTGCTTGGCCTCACTGCAGAGTACGCTCTAGACCAGGAGGTCTGATATAGTTCCCCTGGAGAAAGGCAGGCTTTGGGGAGTGTGGCACAACAATCAGGGGAGTAAAACTCTAAATTgtcaggcctcccgagtggcgcagcggtctaaggcagctAACTTACATGAGGAAAACAAAACTCGAGCTTGAAAAGGTAGATAAATAGTAAGTTAGCTTCTCTATGttgactacacagctgattcaaattatcaaagctagttgattatttgaaaaaACTAAATGTGCTCCCCTTGGTGTCCCGAGGCCTGAGTTTGGGAATCGCTGATCTAACCCAAAGtatagaggcgtcactgcagacccgggttcaatcctgggctgtatcacaactggccgtgatcgggagtcccgtcGGGCGGCGCACAGCGACTCGCTGTGGTGggctgggcgcctgcaggctgacctcggtcgtcaggtgaatggtgtttcctccgacacattggtgcggctgatttcccgggttaagcgggcgggtgtttaGAAGCACGGTTTGCCGTTTCGGagaacgcatgactcgaccttcgtctcccgagcccgttgggaagTTGTAAAATTGAGACAACATTTgaaattgggaagaaaaagggggtaaaaataaataagaagACCTTGCTGCAAGTGAGTTTTCTGATTGATTTATTGGCAGTGATGCTCTCAAACCGAACAAAGATTTGAGGGGCCAGGACACTGCTCTCCATGCAGCCAAGATAGCAATGGTAATATCTCTGCTTTGTGTGTTTTCCGCATGCATTTGCCTGCTGATCATATTATTAAAGTCTTTGTTTTTCCCCATTCTGTCTCTGTTCACAGTCCATGTTAAGGCCCAagccatgttttgtttttttggcaCCCTAGTTTTAATGATCTAGATAAAGTAGATTGGGGGGGTGATGACTGCACGTAATGATCATTACAAAAACACAATGTTCTACATCAATCTGTAAGCTCTTTGTGGTAGTTGTAGCTGTTGTATGACTAAGTAAATACTAGAATAAAAACGGTAGCATCCTGTAGCAGCATATTCCATATAGATTGCATCTGCAAGTCAACATAGAACAAGATACAGTAGTAAACACCAGGGGGTGAGTGACGAGTGAAAGGATGTTCGACTGGCACCACATAGTCGTTGTAGTCATTTTAAATGGACAAGAAGAGTGGTAGTACAGTAGGCTAATTTATTGTTAAATGTAGTCAATTGTTACACTTAGATATGGGTTGTGTGCTAGTTTGAGTGTGGTCATGTCAGTGTTATGTAGTAGTAGATGCAGGCTACTTGATTATGGATAGTAGGGTGCATAAAACTTCATAAATTCGTAACAAGGGGCAATATTTCAGAAGGTACAATAGAAATGACGGTTAGAAAATGTGGAAGAGCAGTAGTGGTCACATCTACAAAAAATATGTATGTTTGTTTCTAACTTCAAGTATGTCTAGTAATCAAGTGACAAGTTGACTTAAGCTGGTAATTTGTAGTAATGTTGGTATTTTTCGCTTTGGAGCTCTTACAGAAATTTGAGAAACTGAAAGAAGTAAAGATTCCGTGGAATGTCATAAGCACTAATTACAAGTGAAGATTCCATAGAATGTCATGACTCTTTGCTCCCTCTGCTCTTGAGGGTAAGGGACTAGATAAAGGAAACGGGGTTAGGTTAAGCCAGTTGAACAGCCATTTTTAAACAATTAGGCTGTGctcacacaggcagcccaattctgatctttttcccactaattagtcttttgaccaattacatcagatcatcaaaagaccaattagcggggggggggggggggatcaataTTGGGCTGCCTTTCTGAACAGCCTGCTAGGCTCCGTACAAACTGCAATGGCTGAGAAGAATCAGACGGATCTTGGATCTTTCCCTCCAATGCttttgaggaggtgaggagagaagacaCAAGGAATGGAGGAAATATTAATTCGGCCTTTTCTCAAATGGGTACACACATTTAAAAACGACATGCTACTTATTTTATCTATAGCATTTCTAGCACAACTAGCTACATTTCTTTTTACTAccttacatatacattttacgaTTCCACCCCCATAAATAGAATGTTCCTGATGACGAGAATGAGTCTAGCGAAGTAGGAGTTTCATTCCTGCTGCTCTATAACAGGTCTTGGATTGAATCCTGGGGGCGTATTCATTACAGAAACAGTTTACCATTtaagaaccaaacggaagcaaacagagcaaAACAAGAGTTTATATTGGTCAAATTCAGgttaggtccctccccgtttcgttaggttttcttccatttgggaaatgtttttcaacagaatcggtatAATGAATACACCCCCAGGCCTCAATCTTGTTCTGAGGGAAGCTCAGCCTCATGGGCAGATCTAATGTAATTGGTTGGATGAAAGCTCAGTGGGCAGCACTTAGGAGTTTatgggtaaaaaaatataaaaaagaaaaGGCCTTACAGGTGGCAGGAGCGACCTGCAAGGTTGCCAGTTCGtatccaggggcctgttgcacaaaagtagaattaagacatccgggataaatgactcagctgagctcaatgaagccaaaacatgtgcgtccaggcttaattggttgcacaaagaccaagccaggatgagcagacacggattcattaagccaggtgaaaccaatcctggataggtgcgcgctcacggctcactcaaatagaccccgccacagatcacagattaactgatttaccatggcaactagagccgcgtacttttccccgtcggaagcacaaatcctcatggaggcatacgaggaggtaaaagatataattaagaagaaaggcaacaccgccacagtgataaagcaaagagaaaaagcgtggcaaagtattgcagaccgcctgaatgcgtaagtagtgcacaattacacactcaccgctccgctgaaacatcacaattacaattcaaatatttaattcacatctccaaaaatgcagttgtactgtaattatgaaacggttaaatttttaattgaaatgcactgcagatatgagtgaaattgtgtaaagtaactccatcacactgtataaagctatgataaattttttgatatttttactgaaaacaagacaaaaataccaagtaattttttgcagtgtgactccattaaatgtgtgtgtgtgtgtgtgtgtgtgtagattaaacatgaacgggccaaaacggacatggcagcaggtcaaaatcaaatacaagaacattctgcagaatggtatggtccctgactaatatttaacaaagcacaagcatatattgtacccagaaggtgcctgctcacacattgtctgtactgttttagcagtgaaaaagaatacccacagacaaggcacgggtggtgggtcaccaaaggctgaccttaccccagcagaggacatggccttggagctaaataaaggcaggcccgtcttagaggggatccctggggggaaagagacgagcataggttcctcccaagatgccacccgcttcattcaaggtatgtccttccatctctacatgggatacaaccacattcatattgaatcaatttggactgtctgactttggtttacctattgccttgcagtgtctggcagcactgtgttcctgttagagccaccagcacaagcaccagacgatgctgatccagtgagtactccatcaaaggcatactgtaggcctggcatgtcttgtctactagcttcaatatgaatccgattaaatgtgatagggtgaaggccccagtgcagcagcaacagcacatgatggagacgatgatgaggaggagaccatctctctggattccagaaggcatgaggtatcatgttaagactgtgaaagtactatttactctacaatggtgaggagtcctcatcaaaatcaaaaaatctaatttcttttacaggacccagatgctatacagtgggaaaaccagcctggcaacatagtgcgtattaataaaaggacaccacatcctgccaaattccagctgcgctaattgtattgtgttcacagagctcacaagctatcagaaagttgtatggcaaccacctccggcgccaaatagaactggcagacatagacattcagtacaagaagaaaaagatggaaaatcttgcactggagtccgaaataaaaaagaggacaattaggaaactggaccttgaaataaaaaaacttgagagggaggtgagatatgccttcaatgtacactgtatgctaactgtaacacaaatgtattaatcattatttttctttcctcccccagctccaagaagatgacacagctcaaaataaaaattaggtatattctcgtaaagtcaagtgagccatgacatatgagctcttattgtgagcacacaggacggtggcatctttctaaggttttttttattttcccagcaatcagtacaaccaagtcatcgttataaggcatcgccctcttttgcccacccccccagcaccaggtgtggccactagcctatatgaagggccaaaattgtgtgttcctttctgctctgacaatggcatgcccattcgtgcgagatgtggtggatgaagaagcacttgtgctgaggagagccttcaggcgagaaagggtcttcagggaccggttggacccactggccttccctgatgaccatctatatgaaagatacaggttttctgcagatggcatcaggtatctatgcagactactgggtcccaggattaagcaccgcactgcacggagccatgcactgagtgtggagcaaatggtttgtgtggccttgcgcttttttgctagtggagccttcctgtactcagtgggggatgcagaacagctgaacaaggccacaatttgccgcacaataaggagtgtgtgtctggctatcaaagcattagcagatgtcttcatctccttccctggccacagaagactctgtgacatcaaagaggagttctataggattgcaggtaagaggatctacaaattacaggacaactgttaacacatagtaggatactcattactttgtgtgacaggtttccccaatgtcattggtgcagtggactgcacacacataaggataaaagccccctcaggtgcccatgaggccgattttgtgaataggaaatcctttcacagcattaatgttcaggtgaacataactttttgatattgtccattgacgaacactctgcattgccagtgatgtgcattgattggtgtaatattcctcatcttatgatttcagatggtctgcaatgctgactgtgtgatcagcaatgttgtggcaaaatggcctggctcagtccatgactccagaatctttcgggcctctgaaatctatcagtgcctatcacaaggtaagccacacaacccctatttataaccatcatggctgtgtcaagaatatcactgtgtttatgaggtagtaatgatgagattttgtgttgacaggtgaattctctggtgtgttgctgggagacagggggtatggctgccagccttttctcctgacacctttcacagacccccaggaagcacagcaggcctacaaccatgcccatgccaggaccagggccagagttgaaatgacctttggcctcctgaaggcacgctttcactgccttcacaaattaagggtcagccctgttagggcatgtgatattactgtggcttgtgctgtcctccacaatgtggcctgcctgaggaaggagagggcccccagagtgccaccagccatggactgggacaatccggcaatcttccctgatgacgacagtggtcggctgctgagggaccaatatgtgttgaattattttagttagtatgtgtgctttcaattttggttaaatatgtcctgcggtggcagaggaatttgggtttttttgggttcgttttttgacgaatttggcctcttatgatgtttgtgcggtatactgtgtgtaatacaaggctgcagggaggctactgcatccattcatttgtctgttcagttgatgtgtatggatttgtcctgcatttattttagtgtgcagacatgcagggtgtgttatatacagacctttgaatgtgtatgtatcattttgtataatatgcttggattctgtgctttccatcttgtagagtcactgtgacttcagtttcgaaaggagctgatggtttacctgctttgttttgtccttattcaataaaggaacataatgttacacattgtgtttttatattcatatggaatgtgtatttgtttatatgacagagtactagggccacactgaagaaaaaggataaagtcataaatttatgaggctggttctttctgcagaaaagctacatattgtttttacagttttgatacttatgacaatgtgatacttaatattctggcacatcagcatgtctttgtttatgaaaccatactgaagtacaatttcacgaaatgccccacatctgtcattttaactgtcctcctttaaaacaactggttacaatattatgacttgtgtttttttcccctctgtggccctaatattctatcattttatatatagccttatagtctatgggaaactgtaaattatctaatgatagcaacatcatctaaaaatcattttttatccaaaatcattgaaattaatgatcacaaacgtttaaataataacagtgggtctagttatatgtgataacaatgtatagtgagcagtgaaataactattggtttccatttgtggtgactgctgactgacattagggatgagattaaatacatcctggaatttagc
This genomic interval from Salvelinus alpinus chromosome 6, SLU_Salpinus.1, whole genome shotgun sequence contains the following:
- the LOC139578973 gene encoding putative nuclease HARBI1 isoform X1, whose translation is MKGQNCVFLSALTMACPFVRDVVDEEALVLRRAFRRERVFRDRLDPLAFPDDHLYERYRFSADGIRYLCRLLGPRIKHRTARSHALSVEQMVCVALRFFASGAFLYSVGDAEQLNKATICRTIRSVCLAIKALADVFISFPGHRRLCDIKEEFYRIAGFPNVIGAVDCTHIRIKAPSGAHEADFVNRKSFHSINVQMVCNADCVISNVVAKWPGSVHDSRIFRASEIYQCLSQGEFSGVLLGDRGYGCQPFLLTPFTDPQEAQQAYNHAHARTRARVEMTFGLLKARFHCLHKLRVSPVRACDITVACAVLHNVACLRKERAPRVPPAMDWDNPAIFPDDDSGRLLRDQYVLNYFS
- the LOC139578973 gene encoding myb/SANT-like DNA-binding domain-containing protein 4 isoform X2 — its product is MATRAAYFSPSEAQILMEAYEEVKDIIKKKGNTATVIKQREKAWQSIADRLNALNMNGPKRTWQQVKIKYKNILQNAVKKNTHRQGTGGGSPKADLTPAEDMALELNKGRPVLEGIPGGKETSIGSSQDATRFIQVSGSTVFLLEPPAQAPDDADPGEGPSAAATAHDGDDDEEETISLDSRRHEDPDAIQWENQPGNISSQAIRKLYGNHLRRQIELADIDIQYKKKKMENLALESEIKKRTIRKLDLEIKKLERELQEDDTAQNKN